The Vicia villosa cultivar HV-30 ecotype Madison, WI linkage group LG1, Vvil1.0, whole genome shotgun sequence genome includes a region encoding these proteins:
- the LOC131631789 gene encoding riboflavin biosynthesis protein PYRD, chloroplastic-like produces the protein MQTAGLSVSVPCCNSRFSINASPHPPIALNLNYGFWFSKSVTYRDRITRRKSSYVIRSGKNHDNDSDDDRFYMRKSVELARKGLGYTSPNPLVGCVIVKDGKIVGQGFHPKPGQPHAEVFALRDAGDLAENATAYVSLEPCNHFGRTPPCTEALIKAKVKKVVVGMVDPNPIVASKGVDRLRGAGIEVVVGIEEELCKGLNEGYIHRMLAGKPLLTLRYSLSVNGNLLDSLGNGVTDSGGYYSKLLQEYDAVILSSTLFGESLSVDSVPLSQEPGANQPIRIIMHKDSGSSNQMPLVINDSKVIIFTDSRTATTHEEAQQGIETVSVDQINLDVILDYCNRQGLCSVLLDLRGNFSEYEELVKEGIKKKYINKFVTEILPIWNGGT, from the exons ATGCAAACAGCGGGGTTATCAGTTTCAGTTCCATGTTGCAATTCCAGATTTTCAATCAATGCCTCTCCTCACCCACCAATTGCCCTAAATTTGAATTATGGGTTTTGGTTTTCCAAATCAGTTACATACAGAGACAGAATTACTCGTCGAAAGAGTAGCTATGTTATTCGTTCCGGAAAGAATCACGACAATGATAGTGATGACGATCGATTTTACATGAGGAAGAGCGTCGAGCTTGCTAGAAAGGGTTTGGGGTATACAAGCCCCAATCCGTTAGTTGGATGTGTTATTGTCAAAGATGGTAAAATTGTTGGGCAAGGTTTTCATCCTAAACCCGGTCAACCTCATGCCGAG GTGTTTGCTCTGAGAGATGCTGGTGATTTGGCGGAGAATGCAACGGCGTATGTGAGTTTGGAACCTTGTAATCATTTTGGGAGGACTCCGCCTTGTACTGAAGCCCTGATTAAAGCTAAAGTTAAGAAGGTTGTTGTTGGGATGGTGGATCCAAATCCCATTGTGGCTTCCAAAGGGGTGGATAGGTTGAGAGGTGCTGGAATTGAAGTTGTTGTTGGTATTGAGGAAGAATTGTGTAAGGGCCTCAATGAGGGGTATATTCATCGCATGTTGGCCGGAAAGCCTCTGCTTACTTTGAG GTATTCTCTTTCTGTCAACGGAAACTTGTTGGACTCACTTGGGAATGGAGTTACTGACTCTGGTGGATACTATTCTAAGCTATTACAAGAATATGATGCAGTTATACTGTCTTCTACCTTATTCGGCGAAAGTTTATCAGTAGACTCAGTACCTTTATCTCAAGAACCTGGAGCCAATCAACCTATTCGGATTATAATGCATAAAGATTCTGGTTCTTCAAACCAAATGCCATTAGTAATCAATGATAGTAAAGTAATAATATTTACAGATAGTAGAACAGCAACAACTCATGAAGAGGCTCAACAAGGAATTGAAACTGTATCTGTGGATCAAATAAATCTGGATGTGATCTTGGATTATTGTAATCGTCAAGGATTGTGCAGTGTTCTGTTAGATTTGAGAGGGAATTTCAGTGAATATGAAGAGCTTGTTAAGGAGGGTATTAAGAAGAAGTATATCAATAAATTTGTGACAGAAATTTTGCCAATTTGGAATGGAGGTACTTAG
- the LOC131631781 gene encoding pentatricopeptide repeat-containing protein At4g22760, whose translation MVATELILTFMKTFSTLKQAKQIHAQILTNDLTRLEPLFIHRILLCDITNYKTISPYILSILHHLRNPDSFSWGCVIRFFSQKDQFIEAVSLYIQMRKIGLFPSSHAVSSVLKSCAKVEDDLCGVSVHGDVQKFGFSTCVYVQTALLDLYSKNGDVLTARKVFDEMSERNVVSWNSLLGGYIKGGNLDEAKCFFDEIPRKDVISWNSMVSGYAKGGKMEEASYLFRQMPERSLVSWNTMISGYVDCGSIGLAREFFDAMPKRNSVSLITMIAGYSKSGDVDSARELFDRMGDKDLPSYNAMIACYAQNSKPKEALDLFNGMLKPEVSLHPDEMTLGSVISACSQLGNLDHWLWIETHMNDYGIVLDDHLATALIDLYAKCGSIDKACELFHGLRKRDVVSYSAMIYGCGINGNVSDAVELFEQMVGECIDPNLVTYTGILTAYNHAGLVEEGYRCFNSMKDNGLVPSVDHYGIMVDLLGRAGWLDEAYKLIMNMPMQPNAGVWGALLLACRLHSNVKLGEIAAQHCIKLESETAGYYSLLSGIYATVGKWNDSKKLTTGVEGKKIIKIPGCSWTQLASLN comes from the coding sequence ATGGTTGCAACAGAACTGATACTAACATTCATGAAAAccttttcaaccttaaaacaagcaaaacaaatcCATGCACAAATCCTAACCAACGACCTTACCCGCCTCGAACCTCTCTTCATTCACCGTATTCTTCTCTGTGATATCACCAACTACAAAACCATATCACCCTACATCCTCTCAATTCTTCACCATcttcgaaatccagattccttctcATGGGGTTGTGTCATTCGGTTCTTCTCTCAAAAGGATCAATTCATTGAAGCTGTTTCTCTGTATATTCAAATGAGGAAGATTGGGCTTTTTCCGAGCTCACATGCTGTGTCCTCTGTTCTCAAGTCATGTGCTAAGGTTGAGGATGATTTGTGTGGTGTATCGGTTCATGGGGATGTTCAGAAATTTGGATTTAGTACTTGTGTTTATGTACAAACAGCGCTTCTTGATTTGTATTCGAAAAATGGGGATGTTTTGACTGCGcgtaaggtgtttgatgaaatgagtGAGAGAAATGTTGTTTCTTGGAATTCTTTGTTGGGTGGGTATATAAAAGGTGGTAACTTGGATGAGGCGAAATGTTTTTTTGATGAGATTCCTAGGAAAGATGTTATTTCATGGAACTCTATGGTTTCTGGATATGCTAAAGGAGGAAAAATGGAGGAGGCGTCTTATCTGTTTCGACAAATGCCGGAGAGAAGTCTTGTTTCCTGGAATACGATGATTTCTGGTTATGTTGATTGTGGAAGCATTGGGTTAGCTAGAGAATTTTTTGATGCGATGCCAAAGAGAAACAGTGTTTCTTTGATAACTATGATTGCTGGGTATTCGAAGAGTGGTGATGTTGACTCTGCTCGTGAACTTTTTGATAGGATGGGTGATAAAGATTTGCCGTCGTATAATGCTATGATAGCTTGCTATGCTCAAAATAGCAAACCAAAAGAAGCACTTGACCTATTTAATGGCATGCTTAAACCAGAAGTCTCTTTACATCCGGACGAGATGACTTTGGGTAGTGTTATATCAGCTTGTTCACAATTGGGGAATCTAGATCACTGGCTCTGGATTGAGACACACATGAACGACTATGGAATTGTATTGGATGATCATTTGGCCACTGCGTTAATTGACTTGTATGCAAAGTGTGGGAGCATTGACAAGGCATGTGAGCTATTCCATGGCCTGAGAAAAAGGGATGTGGTATCATATTCTGCAATGATCTATGGATGTGGCATAAATGGAAACGTGTCCGATGCGGTCGAGTTATTTGAACAGATGGTTGGAGAGTGTATcgaccctaatttggttacgtaCACAGGAATTCTGACTGCCTATAATCATGCTGGATTGGTTGAGGAAGGTTACCGGTGCTTTAACTCCATGAAGGACAATGGCCTGGTTCCTTCAGTTGATCATTATGGAATCATGGTTGATCTTTTGGGGAGGGCCGGATGGCTGGATGAAGCGTATAAGCTTATTATGAATATGCCAATGCAACCAAATGCTGGTGTCTGGGGAGCTCTACTTCTTGCCTGCAGATTGCATAGCAATGTGAAGCTCGGGGAAATAGCTGCTCAGCATTGCATTAAGCTGGAGAGTGAAACAGCTGGTTATTATTCTCTTCTTTCTGGTATATATGCTACTGTTGGAAAATGGAATGATTCCAAGAAGTTGACGACAGGTGTGGAAGGAAAGAAAATTATCAAGATACCTGGATGTAGTTGGACACAACTTGCGTCACTCAACTAA
- the LOC131631798 gene encoding acyl-CoA-binding domain-containing protein 6-like, with protein sequence MFGFSRRRTKLGRLKVQLSEGTRSPVHVRHPKRIANSILNGDGGEEDVDAVTGSSGHSHENDNEIENVCADISSGSSGGSENWVLLSISGDKPTPRFNHAAAVIGNKIIVVGGESATGLLDDVQVLNFDTFSWTTASSKLYLSPSSLPLKIPACRGHCLVSYGKKALLIGGKTDPGNDRISVWAFDIESECWSLMEAKGDIPVARNGHSVVRASSYLILFGGEDAKRRKLNDLHMFDLKSLTWLPLHYTGTAPSPRLNHVAALYDDKVLYIFGGSSKSKTLNDLYSLDFETMAWSRVKVKGFHPSPRTGCCGILCGTKWYITGGGSKKKRHVETLIFDIVKNEWSVTITSPPSSITTNKGFSLVLVQYKEKDYLVAFGGSKKEPSNQVEVLELDKNESALRRRSTPSKGPASILLEKHSSSTRLASQLNHCSQRLVDSVARQNLASAVEHGSGRKSLSDSADPNFHSTNVSLRKQFDRDEEYNADVKIDRNSDGSFIPQAADHRTIENDRGKLMNISGAKINIEGQVLLSGNSNQQNQVFENDALESDSVSFPENDKSGSLSSTNIYQYYESKIAALIRKNGMLEGQLAASLTSREVAEKSLASVLKSRQEMEKKLADTLKEAEVLREKLASLELAQEEANNLSNIVHSDNVRLEHDVAFLKAVLDDTQKELHSTRGVIAGERNRAFQLQYEVFHLKQRLQSMENRTSTTPRKPFHVQ encoded by the exons ATGTTTGGGTTCTCTCGTAGACGCACCAAACTCGGAAG GTTGAAGGTTCAGCTTTCTGAGGGAACTAGAAGTCCTGTTCATGTCAGGCATCCCAAACGAATTGCAAATTCCATTCTCAAT GGAGATGGAGGAGAAGAAGATGTGGATGCAGTTACCGGCTCAAGTGGTCATTCTCATGAAAATGATAATGAAATTGAAAATGTTTGCGCCGATATCAGTAGTGGTAGCTCTGGTGGGTCTGAGAATTGGGTTTTGTTGTCGATTTCTGGGGATAAGCCTACTCCTAGATTTAAT caTGCTGCTGCTGTCATTGGGAATAAGATCATAGTGGTTGGCGGCGAGTCTGCTACCGGATTGTTAGATGATGTTCAG GTGCTGAATTTTGACACATTTTCGTGGACTACGGCATCATCAAAGCTTTACTTGTCTCCGAGTAGTCTGCCGCTAAAGATTCCCGCATGCAGAGGTCATTGTTTG GTATCATATGGTAAAAAGGCACTTCTCATCGGAGGGAAAACGGATCCTGGAAATGATAGAATTTCAG TATGGGCGTTTGATATAGAAAGTGAGTGCTGGTCCCTAATGGAGGCCAAGGGAGACATACCG GTTGCTCGCAATGGTCACAGTGTTGTTAGGGCAAGCTCTTATTTGATATTGTTTGGGGGTGAAGATGCAAAAAGGAGGAAACTGAATGATCTACATATGTTTGATCTCAAGTCGTTGACATGGCTTCCACTTCACTACAC AGGAACAGCACCTTCTCCAAGATTGAACCATGTAGCCGCTCTTTATGATGATAAAGTTCTTTATATATTTGGAGGATCATCAAAATCCAAGACCTTAAATGATTTATATTCACTTGACTTTGAAACG ATGGCATGGTCAAGAGTAAAGGTTAAAGGTTTCCATCCATCACCTAGAACTGGTTGTTGTGGCATCTTATGTGGTACTAAATGGTATATTACAGGGGGTGGAAGCAAGAAAAAGC GACATGTAGAGACTCTGATTTTTGATATTGTGAAAAATGAATGGTCTGTGACAATTACTTCACCTCCATCTTCTATCACTACTAACAAG GGTTTCAGCTTGGTACTTGTGCAATACAAGGAAAAGGACTATCTTGTTGCATTTGGGGGATCCAAGAAAGAGCCGTCAAATCAG GTGGAAGTGTTGGAGTTAGATAAGAATGAATCAGCACTTAGAAGACGTTCAACTCCGAGTAAAGGTCCTGCGTCTATACTGCTTGAAAAACATTCATCTTCCACTAGATTGGCTTCTCAACTTAATCATTGTTCCCAACGTTTAGTTGACTCCGTAGCTAGACAAAATCTAGCTTCTGCTGTTGAACATGGTTCTGGAAGGAAATCTCTTTCCGATTCTGCTGATCCCAATTTCCACTCAACCAATGTTTCCCTTCGTAAGCAATTTGATCGCGACGAAGAATACAATGCAGATGTCAAAATAGACAGGAACTCAGATGGAAGTTTTATACCTCAG GCGGCAGATCATAGAACAATTGAAAATGACCGTGGTAAACTGATGAACATTAGCGGAGCCAAGATTAATATTGAAGGACAGGTGTTGTTGTCCGGGAAttcaaatcaacaaaaccaaGTATTTGAAAATGATGCGCTAGAAAGTGATAGTGTGTCTTTTCCTGAGAATGATAAATCAGGGTCACTGTCTTCTACAAATATCTATCAATATTATGAAAGTAAAATAGCGGCCCTAATAAGAAAAAACGGAATGCTGGAGGGTCAACTGGCAGCTTCTCTGACAAGCAGAGAAGTTGCAGAGAAAAGCTTAGCATCTGTTCTTAAAAGCAGACAGGAAATGGAGAAAAAATTAGCCGATACACTGAAGGAGGCCGAAGTACTAAGAGAGAAGCTAGCAAGTCTAGAATTGGCTCAAGAAGAGGCCAACAACTTGTCAAACATTGTCCACTCTGACAACGTTCGTCTTGAACATGACGTGGCCTTCCTCAAGGCTGTTTTAGATGACACGCAGAAG gagttgcattCAACACGAGGAGTTATTGCAGGAGAAAGAAATAGGGCATTCCAACTACAG TACGAAGTTTTTCATCTCAAACAGAGGTTGCAATCGATGGAAAATCGGACATCTACTACACCCAGGAAACCATTTCACGTGCAGTGA